One window from the genome of Lentimicrobiaceae bacterium encodes:
- a CDS encoding glycosyltransferase family 4 protein: MKKILILTYYWPPSGGAGVQRWLKFVKYLRQYGFEPVIYTTENPEYPEYDETLYKDIPPDITILRTHIWEPYDIYKKFTGQKKHVKINAGFLSENKKKSFLENISVWIRGNFFIPDARKFWIKPSVKYLKKYLEMHPVDTIVSTGPPHSMHLIAMQLAKSLSLPWLADFRDPWTNIDFYKDLKLTSFADKKHKNLEKQVLKNANVVTVISPTMAEEMYTIFPRKYDVITNGFDYEDCILPAETKPDKKFSIAHIGTMVKTRNPHTLWKVLSSLIMENQDFANDLEIKLVGKADFSVLDAINENGLRKYLSKIDYMPHDEVIRVQQQSQVLLLVINNTPNAVSILTGKFFEYLAARRPIICIGPSNGDAAKILNETKAGYALDYENYDGLKAIIEQYYQLYKRGNLKTNNIGYERFSRKMLTQKLAGILQSIS; this comes from the coding sequence ATGAAAAAAATTTTAATTCTTACATATTACTGGCCTCCAAGCGGGGGTGCGGGGGTGCAAAGATGGCTTAAGTTTGTAAAATATTTAAGACAATATGGTTTCGAGCCTGTAATATATACTACTGAAAATCCGGAATATCCAGAATACGACGAAACTCTTTATAAAGATATTCCCCCGGATATTACTATATTAAGAACACATATCTGGGAGCCCTATGATATTTATAAAAAATTTACAGGACAGAAAAAACATGTCAAAATAAACGCAGGCTTTTTGTCTGAAAATAAGAAAAAAAGTTTTCTTGAAAATATATCAGTGTGGATAAGAGGGAATTTTTTTATTCCCGATGCAAGGAAATTCTGGATAAAGCCCTCAGTAAAATATCTGAAAAAGTATTTGGAAATGCATCCGGTTGATACAATCGTTTCTACAGGTCCTCCTCATAGTATGCATCTGATTGCAATGCAATTAGCAAAATCATTGTCACTTCCTTGGCTTGCAGATTTCCGCGACCCATGGACGAATATTGATTTTTATAAGGACCTTAAACTTACCTCATTTGCAGATAAAAAACATAAAAATCTTGAAAAACAAGTACTTAAAAATGCCAATGTTGTTACAGTAATCAGTCCTACAATGGCAGAAGAAATGTATACCATTTTTCCAAGAAAATATGATGTGATAACCAATGGCTTTGATTATGAAGATTGTATTTTGCCTGCTGAAACCAAGCCCGATAAAAAATTTTCCATTGCACATATAGGAACGATGGTGAAAACCCGTAACCCCCATACTTTATGGAAAGTTTTGAGTTCATTAATAATGGAAAACCAAGACTTTGCTAATGATTTGGAAATTAAGTTAGTTGGCAAAGCTGATTTTTCAGTGTTGGATGCGATCAACGAAAACGGTTTGAGAAAATACCTGTCAAAGATAGATTACATGCCACACGATGAGGTAATTCGTGTACAACAGCAATCCCAAGTATTGTTGCTTGTAATAAATAATACTCCTAATGCTGTAAGCATACTCACCGGAAAATTTTTTGAATACCTTGCTGCCCGCCGTCCGATAATTTGTATAGGACCTTCAAATGGCGATGCAGCCAAAATTCTTAACGAAACAAAAGCGGGTTATGCGTTGGATTATGAAAACTATGACGGGCTTAAAGCCATTATTGAACAATATTACCAGTTATACAAACGAGGCAACCTGAAGACAAACAATATCGGATATGAAAGGTTTTCACGCAAGATGCTCACCCAAAAATTAGCCGGGATTCTGCAATCTATATCCTGA
- a CDS encoding GDSL-type esterase/lipase family protein: MKKIIIIGDSVSLRLRPTRQHAEELTYTEILRQKFPGSQVINLGMGAFTMGHSSSYIDTLVRQFADYYIINYGIVDASTRSVPQWVFRFMNNDNPKSFVFTKGLRFVIQWMEKKFRRNMVFIRGCRSWTSVKSFRYIYQKHIQLLQKETSGTIICIGINKPSERIEHQLPGTTKQVIRFNSVIANLCKQMNCVFIDTYKIINIKNVPDGIHFDSEGHIKLAQNILEAITTHENTYS, encoded by the coding sequence TTGAAAAAAATAATAATCATCGGTGATTCTGTTTCTTTAAGATTGCGACCAACACGGCAGCATGCAGAAGAACTTACTTACACGGAAATTCTCCGGCAAAAATTTCCCGGTTCGCAGGTGATCAATCTGGGCATGGGTGCTTTCACAATGGGGCATTCATCGTCGTACATTGACACATTAGTAAGGCAATTTGCTGATTATTATATAATTAACTATGGCATAGTGGATGCAAGTACACGTTCAGTGCCTCAATGGGTATTCCGGTTTATGAATAATGATAATCCAAAGAGTTTTGTTTTTACTAAGGGTCTACGTTTTGTTATTCAATGGATGGAAAAAAAATTCAGAAGGAATATGGTTTTCATTCGGGGTTGCCGTTCATGGACATCTGTCAAAAGTTTTCGGTATATTTATCAAAAACATATTCAACTTTTGCAAAAAGAAACCTCCGGTACAATTATTTGTATTGGCATTAATAAACCTTCAGAAAGAATTGAACACCAACTTCCAGGAACTACAAAACAGGTGATTCGATTTAATTCTGTTATTGCAAATTTGTGCAAACAAATGAACTGCGTTTTTATTGATACTTACAAAATCATTAACATTAAAAACGTACCGGATGGAATTCATTTCGATTCTGAAGGGCATATTAAATTGGCTCAGAATATTTTAGAAGCAATTACAACTCATGAAAACACTTACTCATAA
- a CDS encoding WbqC family protein: MTIEILSKEFLKNNITQFVNILDGIPHEYWESEHFLKELPRKWNFSTVVTESNEIIGYIIASKKELSVHIHKFIIKKEFRNKKIGNNLFLFFENICKKNNITKITLKVYRDNVKAVNFYVNLGFIKDEENEELLIYQKNILKIISIHQPNFFPWIGYFYKILKSNKFVILDEVQYTKNSFINRNRIKTPSGIQWFSLPVIHSGHFGQKINETKIMSPDIFKRKIIKSLISNYSKSKYSSLYLPELENIFFTQVDNIAELNTILLEWVISKLGIQTEVIISSSLNIIEDNPTTRLIKIIKAVGGNIYFSGFGGDNYQDIGQFNENNIVVIHSDFKHPIYTQLWGNFVPNLSIIDLLFNEGPFSKDFLK; this comes from the coding sequence ATGACAATTGAAATTTTAAGTAAAGAGTTTTTAAAGAATAATATAACTCAATTTGTAAATATTTTAGATGGTATTCCTCATGAATATTGGGAAAGTGAGCACTTTTTAAAAGAATTGCCGAGAAAATGGAACTTTAGTACAGTAGTTACTGAATCTAATGAGATAATAGGTTATATTATTGCTTCTAAAAAGGAGCTATCCGTACACATTCATAAATTTATTATTAAAAAAGAATTTAGAAATAAAAAAATAGGGAATAATTTATTTTTATTTTTTGAAAATATATGCAAAAAAAATAATATTACTAAAATTACATTAAAGGTTTACAGGGATAATGTCAAAGCAGTTAATTTTTATGTTAATTTAGGTTTTATTAAAGATGAAGAAAATGAAGAATTATTAATATATCAAAAAAATATTTTAAAAATAATTTCAATTCATCAACCAAATTTTTTCCCATGGATAGGATATTTTTATAAAATATTAAAAAGCAATAAATTTGTAATTTTAGACGAGGTACAATATACAAAAAACAGTTTTATAAATAGAAATAGAATAAAAACTCCAAGTGGTATTCAATGGTTTAGCCTTCCAGTGATTCATTCAGGTCATTTTGGTCAAAAAATTAATGAAACAAAAATAATGTCTCCCGATATATTCAAGAGAAAAATCATTAAATCATTAATATCAAATTACTCAAAATCAAAATATTCATCTTTATATTTACCAGAATTAGAAAATATTTTTTTTACTCAGGTAGATAATATTGCCGAATTAAATACGATATTACTCGAATGGGTAATTAGCAAGTTAGGCATCCAAACCGAAGTTATAATTTCTTCTTCATTAAATATAATTGAGGATAATCCAACAACTCGATTAATAAAAATTATAAAAGCTGTTGGTGGAAATATCTATTTTTCGGGTTTTGGTGGTGATAATTATCAGGATATAGGACAATTTAACGAAAATAATATTGTTGTTATACATTCAGATTTTAAACATCCCATTTATACTCAATTATGGGGTAATTTTGTTCCTAATTTATCAATAATTGATTTATTATTTAATGAAGGTCCATTTTCAAAAGATTTTTTAAAATAA
- a CDS encoding PIG-L family deacetylase encodes MFKKILVLAPHTDDGELGCGGTIAKFIEEGKEVFCAAFSIAEDSVPMGFPRDILSTEFTQAMQVLGLKKENIIIFKFKVRNFPQYRQGIIEKIIKLQQKINPDLVFIPSKNDIHQDHQVIANEGLRVFKKVSILGYEMPWNNIIFETRCFVKLEERHIQKKLEALNSYNTQKHRKYLNNDFIYGLAKTRGTQFENDWAEAFEVVRLVIE; translated from the coding sequence ATGTTTAAAAAAATATTAGTCTTAGCACCACATACAGACGATGGTGAATTAGGTTGCGGTGGTACAATTGCCAAATTTATTGAAGAAGGAAAAGAAGTTTTTTGCGCTGCATTTTCAATCGCAGAAGATTCTGTTCCCATGGGTTTTCCAAGGGATATACTTTCCACTGAATTTACTCAGGCTATGCAAGTTCTTGGATTAAAAAAAGAAAATATTATAATTTTTAAATTCAAAGTAAGAAATTTTCCTCAATACAGACAAGGTATTATTGAAAAAATTATAAAATTGCAACAAAAAATAAATCCTGATCTTGTATTTATCCCATCCAAAAACGATATTCATCAGGACCATCAAGTTATTGCAAATGAAGGATTAAGAGTTTTCAAAAAAGTATCCATATTGGGCTATGAAATGCCGTGGAATAATATAATATTTGAAACCAGATGTTTTGTTAAACTTGAAGAACGACATATTCAAAAAAAACTTGAAGCATTGAATAGCTATAACACTCAAAAACACAGAAAATATTTAAATAATGATTTTATATACGGATTAGCAAAAACAAGAGGAACTCAATTTGAAAATGATTGGGCTGAAGCATTTGAAGTCGTAAGATTAGTAATTGAATAG
- a CDS encoding glycosyltransferase, whose translation MKILMILDKEFPPDERVEKEAISLIENGHFITLLCLTYGNENSFEEYHGINIYRIYINKKLRNKIAATYLIFPFYRWFWKKHINDIIKNHSIQAIHVHDLPLTDIAVKIKTQNNIKLICDQHEYYSNWINKTAHYNTKIGKVVKLLSNWRKYEKENLSKADLVITVEEPLKECYISEVKICQSKIISLPNTPLLKYFTQNNIDNSITEKYKDNFNIFYAGGIDILRGISTILKSLELLYNKIPEIKFIMAGKIIKPFDLFDEIHKLKIEPYVDFVGWIPLNILPSYIAASNICIHVPPATHDEVNKTIATKIYQYAAMNKFIIVGQAKMMKEFVTNNRLGVAIKESDHNDLANKILEYYNNYKTSSLYLDTKQVSANYFWESSVKVLIDAYNNL comes from the coding sequence ATGAAAATATTAATGATTCTTGATAAAGAATTCCCCCCAGATGAAAGAGTTGAAAAAGAAGCAATTTCATTAATAGAAAATGGTCATTTCATAACTCTACTTTGTCTTACTTATGGGAACGAGAATTCATTTGAGGAATATCATGGGATTAACATATATAGAATTTACATCAATAAAAAATTAAGAAATAAGATTGCAGCTACTTATTTGATTTTTCCTTTTTATAGATGGTTTTGGAAAAAGCATATTAACGATATTATTAAAAATCATTCAATTCAAGCTATACATGTTCATGATTTACCATTAACAGATATAGCAGTAAAAATTAAAACACAAAATAATATTAAATTAATTTGTGATCAACATGAGTATTATAGTAATTGGATAAATAAAACAGCTCATTACAATACTAAAATTGGAAAAGTAGTCAAGTTACTAAGCAATTGGCGCAAATATGAAAAAGAAAATTTATCTAAAGCAGATTTAGTTATTACAGTTGAAGAACCACTTAAAGAATGTTACATTTCAGAAGTTAAAATTTGCCAAAGTAAAATAATTTCATTACCTAATACTCCCTTATTAAAATATTTTACTCAAAATAATATAGACAATAGCATTACAGAAAAATATAAAGATAACTTTAATATTTTTTATGCCGGAGGAATTGATATTTTAAGAGGGATCAGTACAATACTTAAGTCTCTGGAATTATTGTACAATAAAATTCCTGAAATAAAATTTATTATGGCTGGAAAAATTATAAAACCTTTTGATTTATTTGACGAAATTCATAAATTGAAAATTGAACCGTATGTTGATTTTGTAGGATGGATTCCATTAAATATCTTACCATCTTATATTGCAGCCAGTAATATTTGTATTCACGTACCTCCCGCAACACATGATGAAGTCAATAAGACTATTGCAACAAAAATTTATCAGTATGCGGCTATGAATAAATTTATTATTGTTGGGCAAGCTAAAATGATGAAAGAATTTGTAACTAATAATCGTTTAGGTGTAGCCATAAAAGAATCTGACCATAATGATCTTGCAAATAAAATATTGGAATACTATAATAATTATAAAACATCATCATTATATTTGGATACCAAGCAAGTCAGCGCGAACTATTTTTGGGAGTCATCCGTTAAAGTACTTATAGATGCTTATAATAATTTATAA
- a CDS encoding polysaccharide biosynthesis C-terminal domain-containing protein — MKLNLKRYLKLSFIYTIGAAFPPILQVIVQPIMEGKNRLNQIDFSQLAISESITTLAFVIVLFSMGSTLARFYYDYLSDINKRNKMIASIFSSMLLRGIILLFIAFIFQDYIGQLFSQNALKNFGSYGYLCIIIGIARAINLSAVTLYRNEEKVVKFIIINIVSGLARAAFQLIGVFYFEMSFIGYLWGSVVGSSLVSIYILFDIYRTTGFSYDFILLKALNKFSFPLFQYEILSWGLMFIDRFFLENTPNALGIYDNAMKFALGIQLVIQGLMAAFQPEIFKLMTEGINKNENTIKQISNIVISQAQIIVAISILPVMIFISIFYETQLSLSSGFIAIIFIRFILRAQYTVFAIPIMYLKKTKVFFYVNSLVLFFNIILNYYLIPKYHAYGAIIAFMIPYIIQIISIYIIQQKMIKIKWNLKKVLYYPLIIILITSILEYIKIQYNINSYITSSIIIFIIFIFQIILYYNEIKNFINKKYKSISI; from the coding sequence ATGAAGCTAAACCTTAAAAGATATTTAAAACTTTCTTTCATATATACTATTGGTGCAGCTTTTCCTCCCATTTTACAAGTCATTGTGCAGCCTATTATGGAAGGGAAAAATCGATTAAATCAAATCGATTTTTCTCAATTGGCTATTTCCGAATCTATTACAACCTTAGCATTTGTTATAGTATTATTTTCTATGGGAAGTACATTGGCAAGGTTTTATTATGATTATCTGAGTGACATTAATAAGCGTAACAAAATGATTGCCAGTATTTTTTCCTCAATGTTACTGAGAGGCATTATACTTCTTTTCATTGCATTTATTTTTCAAGATTATATTGGACAATTATTTTCACAAAATGCTCTTAAAAATTTTGGCTCGTACGGATATTTGTGTATTATTATTGGCATTGCCAGAGCTATAAATCTTTCGGCAGTAACACTTTACAGAAATGAAGAAAAAGTTGTAAAGTTTATAATAATTAATATAGTTTCTGGATTAGCAAGGGCTGCATTTCAACTAATTGGAGTTTTTTACTTCGAAATGAGTTTTATAGGTTATTTATGGGGAAGCGTTGTGGGAAGCTCTCTTGTAAGTATTTATATTCTTTTCGATATTTACAGAACCACTGGTTTCTCATATGATTTTATATTACTAAAAGCACTTAATAAATTCTCATTTCCCCTTTTTCAGTATGAAATTCTTAGTTGGGGTTTAATGTTTATTGATAGATTCTTTTTAGAAAATACACCAAATGCTTTAGGTATCTATGATAATGCCATGAAATTTGCACTTGGCATACAGCTGGTTATACAAGGGCTCATGGCTGCATTTCAACCAGAAATTTTCAAATTAATGACTGAGGGAATTAACAAAAATGAAAACACAATAAAACAAATTTCAAACATTGTTATATCTCAGGCTCAAATAATTGTGGCTATTTCTATTCTTCCAGTAATGATATTTATATCTATTTTTTATGAAACTCAACTAAGCCTTTCTTCTGGCTTTATTGCTATTATATTTATTCGTTTTATACTTAGGGCTCAATATACAGTATTTGCTATTCCAATAATGTATTTAAAGAAAACAAAAGTCTTTTTTTATGTTAACAGTTTAGTCCTTTTTTTTAATATAATTTTAAATTATTATTTGATACCCAAATACCATGCATACGGGGCTATTATAGCATTTATGATTCCTTATATTATTCAAATAATATCTATTTATATTATTCAACAAAAAATGATTAAAATAAAATGGAATTTGAAAAAGGTATTATATTATCCTCTTATAATAATATTAATAACATCAATTTTGGAATATATTAAAATACAATATAATATAAATTCATATATCACATCATCTATTATAATTTTTATTATATTTATCTTTCAAATCATATTATACTATAATGAAATTAAAAATTTTATTAACAAAAAATATAAAAGCATTTCAATTTAA